From Staphylococcus delphini, one genomic window encodes:
- a CDS encoding 1,4-dihydroxy-2-naphthoate polyprenyltransferase produces MTSQFEKHSTFHKYWQLMRPHTLTASVVPVLVGTATAKLFLLGSEDHLHFGLFLAMLFACLLIQAATNMFNEYYDFKKGLDDHESVGIGGAIVRNGMTPQHVLRLAIIFYIIAAILGLYLAIQSSFWLIPVGLLCMAIGYLYTGGPFPISWTPFGELFSGVFMGMIIIVIAFYIQTGNLQNYAFWISIPIVITIGLINMSNNIRDRVKDSQSGRRTLPILLGKRGSLIFLATFYAIAYLFVIYTALFKDGGSLFYLLVLLSFPLPVKVYRRFQKNDTPQSMMPAMAASGKTNTLFGLLYALGIYISALLGGV; encoded by the coding sequence ATGACGTCTCAATTTGAAAAACATTCAACGTTTCACAAATATTGGCAACTCATGCGTCCTCATACATTAACAGCATCCGTTGTTCCTGTTTTAGTCGGAACAGCGACTGCAAAACTTTTTTTATTAGGTAGCGAGGACCATCTCCATTTCGGTTTATTCTTAGCAATGTTGTTCGCTTGTTTGTTAATTCAAGCCGCAACGAATATGTTCAATGAATACTACGACTTCAAAAAAGGGTTAGATGACCATGAATCAGTAGGTATTGGTGGCGCCATCGTACGTAATGGGATGACACCCCAACATGTATTAAGACTTGCAATTATTTTTTATATCATTGCAGCAATACTTGGGCTTTACTTAGCAATTCAAAGTTCATTTTGGCTTATTCCTGTTGGTCTGTTATGTATGGCTATTGGTTACCTATATACAGGCGGTCCATTCCCAATCTCATGGACACCGTTTGGCGAATTATTCTCAGGTGTTTTCATGGGTATGATTATTATCGTGATCGCTTTTTACATCCAAACAGGCAACCTTCAAAATTATGCTTTTTGGATTAGTATTCCTATTGTCATTACGATTGGGCTCATCAACATGTCAAACAACATTCGTGACCGAGTTAAAGACAGTCAAAGTGGTAGACGCACTTTACCTATTTTATTAGGAAAGCGTGGTTCGCTTATCTTTTTAGCAACATTTTACGCGATTGCCTACCTGTTTGTCATTTACACTGCACTATTCAAAGATGGCGGTTCACTGTTCTATTTGCTCGTGTTACTGAGTTTCCCACTACCAGTGAAAGTGTATCGTCGCTTCCAAAAGAATGATACACCGCAATCAATGATGCCTGCAATGGCGGCTTCAGGTAAAACGAATACATTATTCGGTCTACTTTACGCATTGGGTATTTACATTAGTGCACTGCTTGGTGGCGTATAA
- a CDS encoding ABC transporter permease, with protein sequence MMSTTSLLLTSLLLLIPILVSFKERLHIAKDLIIAAIRAVIQLVIIGYLLEFVFKLETTWIVLLLILVIMVNAAANTQKRKPEVVRHAFWISLAGILTGATLSLGGVLLTGAIDFKPNEIIPVAGMVGSNGMIAINLSYQNLDRIFTKETTVIEAKLSLGASPAMAAKEAIRESVKVAIVPTIDSVKTYGLVSIPGMMTGMIIAGVPPIQAIKFQLMVVFIHTTATIISALVATYLTYRQFFNARHQLVQASQN encoded by the coding sequence ATGATGAGTACGACTTCGCTATTACTGACATCATTATTGCTACTCATTCCCATTTTAGTTTCGTTTAAAGAGCGATTACATATTGCTAAAGATTTAATTATTGCAGCGATACGTGCAGTGATTCAATTAGTGATCATTGGTTATTTACTGGAATTTGTTTTTAAATTAGAAACGACATGGATTGTACTGTTACTCATTTTAGTCATTATGGTTAACGCGGCTGCCAATACACAAAAGCGAAAACCAGAAGTGGTGCGTCATGCATTTTGGATTTCTTTAGCAGGGATACTCACAGGCGCAACTCTATCTTTAGGTGGTGTGCTTTTAACGGGCGCTATTGACTTTAAACCGAATGAAATTATTCCAGTTGCAGGCATGGTGGGCAGTAATGGCATGATTGCGATTAATTTAAGTTATCAAAATTTAGATCGTATTTTTACGAAAGAGACAACGGTCATTGAAGCTAAACTTTCTTTAGGTGCAAGTCCAGCTATGGCAGCAAAAGAAGCGATTAGGGAAAGTGTCAAAGTCGCGATTGTGCCGACGATTGATTCTGTCAAGACATATGGCCTTGTGTCGATTCCGGGTATGATGACGGGCATGATTATTGCAGGTGTGCCACCGATACAAGCGATTAAGTTTCAGTTAATGGTCGTATTTATTCATACTACAGCGACGATTATTTCAGCATTGGTTGCGACGTATTTAACCTATCGACAATTTTTCAATGCGCGCCATCAATTAGTACAAGCGTCTCAGAATTAG
- a CDS encoding ABC transporter ATP-binding protein, whose amino-acid sequence MLELTNVSYESGERKILHNISCHIDKGEAVAVVGPSGSGKSTLLRLIADLMSPTSGNIEFKGQPYAHYSPEILRQHISYLPQSVELFGETIQDNLAFPAKVRQVSFNKSKAKKLLEKVGLKKYKLSDKVQHMSGGEKQRITIARQLMFTPDILMLDEATSALDDKSSRQIEKLVFDLVQEGMSVLWITHNDAQSQRQFHRKMEIRDGMLTREARLS is encoded by the coding sequence ATGCTTGAGTTAACAAATGTCAGCTACGAAAGCGGTGAACGCAAAATTTTACACAATATCAGTTGTCATATCGACAAAGGTGAAGCGGTGGCTGTTGTCGGACCGTCTGGAAGTGGTAAAAGTACGCTGTTGAGGTTAATTGCAGATTTAATGAGCCCAACTAGTGGAAATATTGAATTTAAAGGACAACCTTATGCACACTATTCACCGGAAATATTGAGACAGCATATCAGTTATTTGCCGCAAAGTGTGGAATTGTTTGGTGAGACGATTCAAGATAATTTAGCTTTTCCAGCAAAGGTGCGTCAAGTTTCGTTTAATAAGTCTAAAGCAAAAAAGCTGTTAGAAAAAGTAGGTTTAAAAAAATATAAACTTTCGGACAAGGTGCAACATATGTCCGGGGGTGAAAAGCAACGGATTACGATTGCACGCCAGCTCATGTTTACGCCAGATATACTGATGCTAGATGAAGCGACGAGTGCGTTAGATGACAAGAGCAGTCGTCAAATTGAAAAATTGGTGTTTGATTTAGTTCAAGAGGGCATGTCCGTTTTGTGGATTACGCACAATGATGCACAAAGTCAACGCCAATTTCACCGCAAAATGGAAATTCGTGATGGTATGTTAACGAGGGAGGCGCGTTTGTCATGA
- a CDS encoding GNAT family N-acetyltransferase: MIRKATPQDARAIAELTYIVWQDMELEIVRRYEKETVIAALVKSATEVHYRNHIEHVDIYEVAGQVAGILIAYPSQYETTYEQAWQNLTLAENIQLETGTPLPVLEAECGDVYIETIATFPEFRGRGIATKLIQARLQSNPEATWSLNCDEQNERAYQLYRKLGFQEKMKKVLYGHEYRYMIYQNEGNAYA, from the coding sequence ATGATTAGAAAAGCAACACCCCAAGATGCGCGTGCGATTGCAGAGTTAACATACATCGTTTGGCAAGATATGGAACTTGAAATTGTGCGTCGTTATGAGAAAGAAACCGTGATAGCAGCACTTGTTAAAAGCGCAACAGAAGTTCATTATCGCAATCATATTGAACACGTAGATATTTATGAAGTTGCAGGACAAGTGGCAGGCATCTTGATTGCGTATCCGAGCCAATACGAAACGACATACGAACAGGCTTGGCAAAATTTAACTTTAGCTGAAAATATTCAATTAGAAACAGGCACGCCATTACCTGTATTAGAGGCAGAGTGTGGAGATGTCTATATTGAAACGATTGCCACTTTCCCTGAGTTTCGTGGTCGAGGCATTGCAACAAAATTGATTCAAGCAAGGCTCCAATCGAATCCAGAAGCGACATGGAGCTTGAACTGTGATGAGCAGAATGAACGTGCCTATCAACTGTATCGTAAGTTAGGATTCCAAGAAAAAATGAAAAAAGTACTTTATGGGCATGAATACCGCTATATGATTTATCAAAATGAGGGAAACGCCTATGCTTGA
- a CDS encoding YolD-like family protein, whose product MHDRTLPTAYQSETDYRKIPRQYLNTRIPRGRGIVKWAPFATLPEQFEAIKQFEANQLKIDRPDLSEDQINELNQMLHLKISHNAFSKIYYWRAGHIHTIQGYIASIDTLTNELVLTNERRTDRLVIGLNELYAIE is encoded by the coding sequence ATGCATGATCGTACGCTCCCTACAGCATACCAATCCGAAACAGACTATCGAAAAATTCCAAGACAATATCTTAACACTCGAATTCCTAGAGGGCGCGGCATTGTGAAATGGGCCCCTTTCGCAACATTGCCCGAACAGTTTGAAGCAATTAAACAATTCGAAGCCAATCAACTTAAAATCGACCGGCCTGACTTAAGTGAAGATCAAATCAACGAACTGAACCAAATGCTGCATTTAAAAATATCGCACAACGCTTTTAGTAAAATTTACTATTGGCGTGCTGGACATATCCATACCATTCAAGGCTATATCGCGAGTATCGATACATTGACGAACGAATTGGTGCTTACGAACGAACGCCGCACTGATCGATTAGTCATCGGGTTGAACGAATTGTATGCGATTGAATAG
- a CDS encoding type II CAAX prenyl endopeptidase Rce1 family protein codes for MKKINKPLLWFILSFIAFHIILMLLWGEHGVYWQLYTGIMLIAGISYVFYQRDFASKRLLTSIAIGLATGVGLVLIQVIFSWITSELTYASLIKQLSRTGVYFKWQILVTLLFVMPCHELYMRTILQKEIVRMTSKPWLSILVGALASGSFFIYLDQWWIVTFIFVCQLLLGFSYMYTRRIITTTVAQIVAVVILLIFHG; via the coding sequence ATGAAAAAGATCAACAAACCGCTACTTTGGTTTATACTGAGCTTTATTGCTTTCCACATTATTTTAATGTTGTTGTGGGGTGAGCATGGTGTATATTGGCAACTCTATACAGGAATTATGTTAATCGCAGGCATTAGTTATGTTTTTTATCAAAGAGATTTTGCCTCCAAACGACTATTAACTTCCATTGCGATAGGGTTAGCGACTGGCGTTGGGCTTGTACTGATACAAGTCATTTTCTCATGGATCACTTCAGAACTGACGTATGCTTCGTTGATTAAACAATTATCACGAACAGGTGTTTATTTTAAATGGCAAATTTTAGTGACGCTCTTATTTGTTATGCCATGTCATGAATTATATATGCGTACCATTTTACAAAAAGAAATCGTGCGTATGACTTCAAAACCGTGGCTCTCTATATTAGTCGGAGCTTTAGCTTCAGGTTCATTTTTCATCTATTTAGATCAATGGTGGATTGTGACATTCATTTTTGTTTGCCAATTGTTGCTCGGTTTTAGTTATATGTACACACGTCGAATTATCACCACAACAGTCGCTCAAATTGTAGCGGTCGTCATTTTATTGATTTTTCATGGTTAA
- a CDS encoding YkvS family protein has protein sequence MTIAEVGDIVEFYDGIRGKVEKINDNSVIVDLTIMENFSELDLPEKTVINHKRYEIIEQKG, from the coding sequence ATGACAATTGCAGAAGTAGGAGACATCGTAGAATTCTATGATGGGATACGAGGAAAAGTTGAAAAAATCAATGATAACTCTGTCATTGTTGATTTAACAATCATGGAAAATTTCAGCGAATTAGATTTGCCTGAAAAAACAGTGATTAATCATAAGAGATATGAAATTATTGAACAAAAAGGATAA
- a CDS encoding lipoate--protein ligase: MKFISNQNHTDPTLNLAMEEYVLKTVPMDDDDSYFLFYINRPSIIVGKNQNTIEEVHQPYIETHAIDVVRRISGGGTVYHDFGNLNFSFITKDDGDSFHNFKKFTQPIVEVLNDLGVKAELTGRNDIQVGQAKISGNAMVKVKDRMFSHGTLMLNSDLDEVQNALRVNPAKIQSKGVKSVRKRVANIQEFLDEPLDIETFKAIILKKLFGEAEVESYILTEEDWKNIEKLSNEKYRAWDWNYGKNPKYNFEREHKFEKGFVQIKLDVKKGRIAHAKIFGDFFGEGDVTELENALTDVLHQRAAIQEALKDYDLYHYFGDIPRDGLIDMMV, encoded by the coding sequence GTGAAATTTATTAGTAATCAAAACCATACTGATCCAACATTAAACTTAGCGATGGAAGAGTACGTATTAAAAACCGTACCTATGGATGACGACGATAGTTATTTTCTATTTTACATTAACCGACCGTCCATCATTGTGGGCAAAAATCAAAATACGATTGAAGAAGTGCATCAACCTTACATCGAAACACATGCGATTGATGTCGTACGCCGTATTTCTGGGGGTGGCACAGTGTATCATGATTTCGGTAATTTAAATTTCAGCTTTATTACTAAAGATGATGGCGATAGTTTTCATAACTTCAAAAAATTCACGCAGCCGATTGTTGAAGTCCTCAACGATTTAGGTGTAAAGGCTGAACTCACAGGCCGTAACGATATTCAAGTGGGTCAAGCTAAAATTTCGGGCAATGCGATGGTCAAAGTAAAAGACCGTATGTTTAGTCATGGGACACTTATGTTGAACAGCGATTTAGATGAAGTGCAAAATGCATTGCGTGTCAATCCTGCAAAAATTCAATCTAAAGGCGTCAAATCTGTCCGTAAACGTGTCGCTAACATTCAAGAATTTTTAGATGAACCGCTCGATATTGAGACATTCAAAGCCATTATACTCAAAAAATTGTTCGGTGAAGCAGAAGTCGAATCTTATATTTTGACAGAGGAAGACTGGAAAAATATTGAAAAGTTAAGCAACGAAAAATATCGTGCGTGGGACTGGAATTACGGTAAAAATCCAAAATATAACTTTGAGCGTGAGCATAAATTTGAAAAAGGTTTTGTTCAAATTAAACTTGATGTCAAAAAAGGTCGTATTGCGCATGCTAAAATTTTCGGAGACTTTTTCGGTGAAGGTGATGTGACCGAACTTGAAAATGCACTGACAGACGTTTTACACCAAAGAGCAGCCATTCAAGAAGCGCTGAAAGATTATGATCTTTATCATTACTTTGGTGACATTCCTCGTGATGGTCTCATCGACATGATGGTTTAA
- a CDS encoding IDEAL domain-containing protein, which produces MKNQTDVKKQMVADPVRTINQLGVELVIAHALKNQRKQKLQYLIDEALVNKNEQAFLKYTDEYLELEAVNGE; this is translated from the coding sequence ATGAAAAATCAAACTGATGTAAAGAAACAAATGGTTGCTGACCCGGTCCGTACGATTAATCAGCTGGGCGTTGAACTTGTGATTGCACATGCATTGAAGAACCAAAGAAAGCAGAAATTGCAGTATTTAATTGATGAAGCATTGGTCAATAAAAATGAACAAGCATTTCTAAAGTATACTGATGAATATTTAGAGTTGGAGGCAGTCAACGGTGAGTAG
- a CDS encoding competence protein ComK: MDQKSNIMYAISKGDMFLRPVDGPDGALTSTEIYRYDGDHFIIHDRAQRIIERSCRHYGESYSGRKAQAKRIANISNKTPILLTPIYQTYFFPTHSDRVPENSWLNMHYVVKLKPLKGARCKVTFANDLTVTLPISHHSIKHQFLNCVYFAYLVGRSNQVQTHNPEKPIDYDQQPFNIFEALSQYALLENAKRELEEKKKKATYL, from the coding sequence ATGGACCAAAAATCCAACATCATGTATGCAATTAGTAAAGGAGATATGTTTTTGAGACCAGTAGATGGTCCTGATGGTGCGCTCACGAGTACGGAAATCTATAGATATGATGGTGATCATTTTATTATTCACGATCGTGCCCAACGTATTATTGAGCGCAGTTGTAGACATTATGGTGAATCGTACTCTGGAAGAAAAGCACAAGCTAAACGTATCGCCAATATCTCTAACAAGACACCAATATTGCTCACTCCCATTTATCAAACCTACTTTTTCCCCACTCACTCGGATAGGGTTCCTGAAAATAGTTGGCTGAACATGCATTACGTAGTCAAACTTAAACCATTAAAAGGCGCCCGTTGTAAAGTCACTTTTGCCAATGATTTAACTGTCACGCTGCCTATTTCGCATCATAGTATTAAACATCAATTTTTGAATTGTGTTTATTTCGCTTATTTAGTAGGAAGGTCTAATCAAGTACAAACACATAATCCTGAAAAACCTATTGATTACGACCAGCAACCTTTTAATATTTTTGAAGCACTATCGCAATATGCTTTATTAGAAAATGCAAAGAGAGAATTAGAAGAAAAGAAGAAAAAAGCGACTTACTTGTAG
- a CDS encoding N-6 DNA methylase: MKKQDDNNLVDFFNDIVRPRLIKRYGAIFENQFTIKKDSILRKIIELLDPINLSKANSDIKGDAFEYFLKNLTNGNKDLGEYYTPRHIIQSIIGVLDPKYGEKIYDPFCGTGGFLIEAFKYLTLKSDMSNPDIRKFIKSKSLYGSEISSTARIAKMNMILFGDGSTNIYQQDTLENPKKNKYDIVLSNIPYSQKTDYGALYKLDTDNADAVCVKHMWDALKDGGRMAVVVPETFLYEEGIIKLLREHIYFNSDEITIISLPRGVFNPYTPTKTSVIIVKKRHNNKPEGIYFKVIDNDGFELGARRRPLKKASDLTNLKNNIEEKCNDLPNNYYYKGDLNDNFSFLPFDYFEDVPKEIKNNNVSLSNEIIALPKKKLKDLDDIKQIAILTISQNGTFLKELTEDYEDYMNHTIVKKGDIIYNPHRINVGSIGSVTLNYDIMVVSPIYEIFKLKNLDHNYLVSLLKTKPYLQVIEHYTKGGARPTLKIEDLGKIKVPKLGQHEIEEHRKITLKIESLLEQIENLESGFNLNI, encoded by the coding sequence TTGAAAAAACAAGACGACAATAACTTAGTGGATTTTTTCAATGATATTGTAAGGCCTAGATTGATAAAAAGATATGGTGCTATTTTTGAAAACCAATTTACTATTAAAAAGGATAGTATTTTAAGAAAAATAATCGAATTATTAGATCCTATTAATCTTTCTAAAGCTAATTCTGATATTAAGGGAGACGCTTTTGAATATTTCTTAAAAAATTTAACTAATGGTAACAAAGATTTAGGAGAGTATTATACACCGAGACATATAATACAATCAATAATAGGTGTTCTGGATCCTAAGTATGGCGAGAAAATTTATGATCCTTTTTGTGGAACTGGAGGATTTTTAATTGAAGCTTTTAAATATTTAACATTAAAATCAGACATGTCTAATCCAGATATTAGAAAGTTTATTAAAAGTAAGAGTTTATATGGTAGTGAAATAAGTTCTACTGCTAGGATAGCTAAAATGAACATGATTTTGTTTGGGGATGGAAGTACAAATATATATCAGCAGGATACTCTTGAAAACCCAAAGAAAAATAAGTACGATATTGTTTTGTCAAATATCCCTTATTCCCAAAAAACTGATTATGGTGCTTTATATAAATTAGATACAGATAACGCTGACGCAGTGTGTGTAAAACATATGTGGGACGCATTAAAAGACGGAGGAAGAATGGCGGTTGTTGTGCCAGAAACTTTTTTATATGAGGAAGGTATAATTAAATTACTACGTGAACATATCTATTTTAATTCTGATGAAATTACAATAATTTCCTTACCTAGAGGGGTGTTTAATCCATACACCCCTACCAAAACTTCGGTGATAATTGTTAAAAAGCGTCACAATAACAAACCTGAAGGGATATATTTCAAAGTAATAGATAATGATGGATTTGAATTAGGAGCAAGAAGAAGGCCATTGAAAAAAGCTTCCGATTTAACAAACCTAAAAAATAATATAGAAGAAAAGTGTAATGACCTCCCCAATAACTATTATTACAAAGGTGATTTAAATGATAATTTTTCATTCCTACCATTTGATTATTTTGAAGATGTACCTAAAGAGATAAAGAATAACAATGTAAGTTTATCCAACGAGATTATCGCTTTGCCTAAGAAAAAATTGAAAGACTTAGACGATATAAAACAAATAGCAATACTGACTATATCTCAAAATGGAACTTTTTTAAAAGAACTAACCGAGGATTATGAAGACTACATGAATCACACAATAGTAAAAAAAGGAGATATAATTTATAATCCACACAGAATTAATGTGGGTAGCATTGGTAGTGTAACTTTAAACTATGACATAATGGTTGTCAGCCCGATTTATGAAATATTTAAATTGAAAAATCTAGATCATAATTATTTAGTGAGTCTATTAAAGACAAAGCCCTATTTACAAGTAATAGAGCACTATACTAAAGGTGGCGCTAGACCGACTTTGAAGATAGAAGATTTAGGAAAAATAAAAGTCCCAAAATTAGGACAGCATGAGATAGAAGAACATAGAAAGATAACTTTAAAGATTGAATCTTTATTAGAGCAGATAGAGAATCTGGAAAGTGGGTTTAATTTAAATATTTAA
- a CDS encoding type I restriction enzyme HsdR N-terminal domain-containing protein, with product MRPLEANTRSNFDQTLINLNYIIDETNELCNVFKEQPKTEEQKKRLGRKRADYIIYESNTDNPLAVVEAKKIGEDIEKASSQAIEYARCIKAPLAFVTNDTNILGFDVISNNVLKIDNMPLQRFVDESLLLRFIQEGDDLISKPISEKLNKAEILNIFKKINDLLRKEGLRTGHERFSAISDLLFLKLLSEDSNLGEYTGNTAMHIGKNTVGKN from the coding sequence ATGAGACCGTTAGAAGCCAATACTAGAAGTAATTTCGACCAAACATTAATAAATTTGAATTATATAATAGACGAAACTAATGAACTCTGCAATGTTTTTAAAGAACAACCTAAAACCGAAGAACAAAAGAAGAGGTTAGGAAGAAAAAGAGCAGATTATATAATATATGAATCAAATACAGATAACCCACTAGCCGTTGTAGAAGCCAAAAAAATAGGTGAAGATATTGAAAAAGCTTCTAGTCAAGCTATAGAATATGCAAGATGTATAAAGGCTCCTTTAGCATTTGTTACAAATGATACTAATATCTTAGGGTTTGATGTGATATCAAATAATGTTTTGAAAATTGACAATATGCCCTTACAAAGATTTGTTGATGAAAGTTTATTGTTACGCTTTATACAAGAGGGTGACGATTTAATTAGTAAACCTATAAGTGAAAAGTTAAATAAAGCAGAAATATTAAACATTTTTAAGAAAATTAATGATTTATTGAGGAAAGAAGGATTAAGAACTGGTCATGAGAGGTTTTCAGCTATATCAGACTTATTATTCTTAAAATTATTAAGTGAGGATAGTAATTTAGGAGAATATACAGGAAATACTGCGATGCATATAGGTAAAAATACAGTTGGGAAGAATTGA
- a CDS encoding SH3 domain-containing protein, translating to MKSYGLAVNRNTVRLHNEFFGTSCPHRSWELHVGKGAPYTTTNINKMKDYFIKRIKHYYDGGKLEVSKSETIKQSDVKQLVKKQEAKQVVKATDWKQNKDGIWYKAEHASFTVTASEGIITRYNGPWTGHPQAGILRKGQTIKYDEVQKFDGHVWVSWKTFEGETVYMPVRTWDAKTGKVGPLWGTIK from the coding sequence ATGAAGTCATATGGGTTAGCAGTAAATAGAAACACGGTTCGCTTGCATAACGAATTCTTCGGTACTTCTTGCCCACATCGTTCATGGGAGTTGCACGTCGGCAAAGGTGCGCCATACACAACTACAAATATTAATAAAATGAAAGATTATTTTATTAAACGTATCAAACACTATTATGACGGTGGAAAGTTAGAAGTTAGCAAATCGGAAACTATCAAACAATCTGACGTTAAACAACTAGTTAAAAAGCAAGAAGCAAAACAAGTTGTTAAGGCGACAGATTGGAAACAGAATAAAGACGGGATTTGGTATAAAGCAGAACATGCCTCGTTCACAGTGACAGCAAGCGAGGGAATCATCACTCGCTACAACGGTCCTTGGACTGGTCACCCTCAAGCAGGAATATTAAGAAAAGGTCAAACGATTAAATATGATGAAGTTCAAAAATTTGATGGTCACGTTTGGGTATCGTGGAAAACGTTCGAGGGAGAAACAGTGTATATGCCAGTGCGAACATGGGACGCTAAGACTGGTAAAGTAGGTCCGTTGTGGGGAACAATTAAGTAA
- a CDS encoding bifunctional metallophosphatase/5'-nucleotidase has translation MSEHDEINIQIIATSDMHSHILNQTERSNIYRAGTYINEVRQQYPHVVLVDNGGNLAGSVTAFYYAIIAPYKRHPMIKLMNAMNYDASGMSENEFKYGLDFFNRSVALSRFPWLSANVEYAVTHEPYFSTPYTVKDIEGLKLVVMGVSSEGLMKNENVEMEPEVIVESATFAAQRWIRYIYETIEPDFLIVLYHGGLSKLSHDAKSQFENRAEEIMKQAGIIDLMITGHQHETIIENDGTTLYVQAGQNAENVIHVNAKFKKRRNSFELLEMQPEIVTLTDYEEDERLLNLTYYDRKTIRNWKNEYIIAHEVDMQFDTFHELLIQPHPYIQLLHQSLNHETEIPLTCVHLPLPNTKGLKGRLKNEDVYRTYPHPDKPIDLTLKGSDIKRLIEESVSHLELEKGQWTLKDTDPTHFLFWSGFDYTVDMSKPINARVTDFELREDYCYRLVTTDYIYRHYRHLLSEAVVHQTFPITMPELLVREIQAKQALQPVTQNMHIISETSKE, from the coding sequence ATGAGTGAGCATGATGAAATAAATATACAAATTATAGCGACTTCTGATATGCATAGCCATATACTCAATCAAACTGAACGTTCCAATATATATCGAGCAGGTACCTATATTAATGAAGTAAGACAGCAATATCCGCATGTCGTATTAGTGGACAACGGTGGTAATTTAGCAGGCAGTGTGACAGCTTTTTATTACGCCATTATTGCGCCATATAAAAGGCATCCGATGATTAAGTTAATGAATGCGATGAACTATGATGCGAGTGGCATGAGCGAAAATGAATTTAAATATGGTTTAGATTTTTTTAATCGTTCTGTCGCATTGTCACGTTTTCCATGGTTATCGGCGAATGTAGAATATGCTGTCACGCATGAACCGTATTTTTCAACACCTTATACTGTGAAGGATATTGAAGGGCTGAAATTAGTCGTGATGGGCGTGTCATCTGAAGGCTTGATGAAAAATGAAAATGTGGAAATGGAGCCTGAAGTCATTGTCGAAAGTGCGACTTTTGCAGCACAACGTTGGATTCGCTATATTTATGAAACGATAGAACCCGACTTTCTCATTGTTTTGTACCATGGTGGCTTGTCAAAATTAAGTCATGATGCAAAATCACAATTCGAAAATCGTGCAGAAGAAATTATGAAACAGGCGGGCATTATTGATTTGATGATTACGGGTCATCAACACGAAACGATTATTGAAAACGATGGGACGACGCTATATGTTCAAGCAGGTCAAAATGCTGAAAATGTCATTCATGTTAATGCGAAATTTAAAAAACGACGGAACTCTTTTGAATTGTTAGAGATGCAGCCAGAGATTGTGACATTGACGGATTATGAGGAAGATGAACGTTTATTGAACTTAACGTATTACGATCGAAAAACGATACGAAATTGGAAAAACGAATATATTATCGCGCATGAAGTGGATATGCAATTTGATACATTTCATGAGTTGTTAATCCAACCCCATCCATACATTCAATTGCTACATCAAAGTTTGAACCATGAAACGGAAATCCCATTAACATGTGTACATTTGCCCTTACCGAATACGAAAGGGTTAAAAGGGCGTTTGAAAAATGAAGATGTTTATCGTACGTATCCGCATCCCGACAAACCGATTGATCTTACATTAAAAGGGAGCGATATTAAACGTTTAATTGAAGAAAGTGTAAGTCATCTTGAATTAGAAAAAGGGCAGTGGACGTTGAAAGATACAGACCCGACACACTTTTTATTCTGGTCAGGTTTTGACTATACTGTAGATATGTCGAAGCCGATAAATGCGCGTGTTACGGATTTTGAATTGCGTGAAGATTATTGTTATCGATTGGTGACGACGGATTATATTTATCGCCATTATCGTCATCTGTTAAGTGAAGCGGTCGTGCACCAAACATTTCCAATCACGATGCCAGAGTTGCTCGTTCGAGAAATTCAAGCAAAACAAGCGCTGCAGCCTGTAACGCAAAATATGCATATTATAAGTGAAACATCGAAGGAATAG
- the dltX gene encoding teichoic acid D-Ala incorporation-associated protein DltX: protein MLTLYFIYGNGDTQNTFIYNDF from the coding sequence ATGCTGACTTTATATTTTATTTATGGTAATGGTGATACACAAAATACTTTTATCTACAACGATTTTTAA